The nucleotide window AGTCCGTCTCTCCGCCGGCCCGGTTCGCGCTCCTGTCGTTCCTCGTCGCCGTCGGTATGGAGACGGAGGGGGTCGTCGGAATCACCGACGACAGTCTCGACCCGACGACCGTCGCCGAGACGGTCGACACGCTACGCGACCGCGGCGGGAGCCAGTATCCTCCGCCGTCGTGTGCCACGCTGGCGTCGTACGGCGTCTGTGAGAACCGCGAGGACCACCGCGCCGTCGCCGCCCACCCGTTGGACTACTACGAGCGACAGCTCCGAGACGCGGACGACCCGATGGACTGGCGGGAACGGTAGCGACTCTGTCGCCGGTCAGAACAGTCCGCTCGCCCGGAGTGCGAGCGTCAGGAGGTCACCGACGACCAGCGCCGCGACCACCCCGAGGAACAACGGGACGACGAACGGCAGTCCCGGCGACACCCACACCGTCTCGCGGTCGCCGTCCGCGACCGCCTCCAACCCCCGGCGGAGCCGTTCCGGGGTCGTGCCGTACGCGGAGCCGTCGATCTCCGACAGGAACGCCGCCGCTCCCCACGGATCGTCTACTGACGTGTCGCCGGGCGTCTCACCGGCGTCCGCGGCACGGTCGGCGTCCTCGTCGTCGCCAGCCCCGGCCGCCGCAGCCTCGCTACCGGACGCGGCTGCCGCGGGCTCCGTCGCGCCCTCGTCGACGTGACGCACCTCGGCGGGGACGAACCCCGTCCCGGTCCACTCGTCCGGGGGCGCGTCGGCGGTCTCCCCGTCGTGTTCCGACTCGTCTCGCGGTCGGCCGCCGTCGGCGGACCCGTCGGGCGGTCTCGGCCCCCCCTCGCGCAGCGCCGGCCACTCCGGCTCCCGGTGGACGGCGCCGTCCGTCGGGTCGTACGTCTCGCCGACCGTCGCGGGGTCGCGCAGTCCCGGGTTCGCCCGGAGTTCGGCGAGCGTACACCCCCGCCACCGGAGGTACATCCGGAGGGCGTCCAAGTCCAGTCCGCCTCGGGGGAGGCGTCCGTCCGTCACGAGCAACGAGCCGTGACGGACGGGCAGCGTCTCCGTGGCCGTCGGTCGCCCGACGAACATCGCCGTCGACAGCCGACCGGTCAGGAGGTTCCGGAGCGTCAGCCAGACGACGTAGCCGAACGCGACGAAGACGGCGTTCGTCAACACCGCCACGGCCGTCACCCCCAGTAACGACGGGTACAGCGGCAGCGACAGCCGCGGGAGCGCGGTCACCAACTCCGGCGGCAGTCGGGCGATCAGCTCCGCCGGCAGTCGGTAGGTCGGCGCCACCGGGAGTACGACCGCCAGCGTGGCGATCGCCTTCGCGTCGGCGCCGCCGAACGCCCGGAACCAGTACGCCAGGAACGCGAACGGGAGGAGGAAGCCGAGCGCGAACCCGATCCGGACGAGGAACAGCCGGTCGTCGTTCAGCGGGAGTCGGGCGAACACGTCGAGCCCGAGCGCGACGAGGCCGACCAGGACCAGGGGAGGCCACAGGAGATTCGGCAGCCGCCGCGTCCGGAGATCACGGTAGGCCGCCCAGGCGAACGCCGGGACGACGACGAGCCGTAGCAGGTCGGCGACCGACGCCACGCCCAGTGTCATACAGACCGTGGCCGCTGCTCGGTACAAAGACGTTCGGGTGGTGTCCGTCGCCCGTCTGACGGGGTGTCGCGGCTCGACTGACGGCTGTCGTCGCCCGCTGCGAGCATTCATCACGACTAATACGACTGGGGCCCGACATTGGGTAGATGGCCCAGGACACGGGGGTCTCGAACGTCCTCTTCGTCACAGTGGACTCGCTACGGGCCGACGCGGTCGGAGCGTACGCCGACGACAGCCACACGCCGGTGTTGGACGAACTCGCGGCGCGCGGGACGGTGTTCGAGCGCGCGTTCGCCACCGGCAACTGGACGCCGTTCTCCTTTCCGTCACTCTTGGC belongs to Halobaculum sp. MBLA0143 and includes:
- a CDS encoding prepilin peptidase yields the protein MTLGVASVADLLRLVVVPAFAWAAYRDLRTRRLPNLLWPPLVLVGLVALGLDVFARLPLNDDRLFLVRIGFALGFLLPFAFLAYWFRAFGGADAKAIATLAVVLPVAPTYRLPAELIARLPPELVTALPRLSLPLYPSLLGVTAVAVLTNAVFVAFGYVVWLTLRNLLTGRLSTAMFVGRPTATETLPVRHGSLLVTDGRLPRGGLDLDALRMYLRWRGCTLAELRANPGLRDPATVGETYDPTDGAVHREPEWPALREGGPRPPDGSADGGRPRDESEHDGETADAPPDEWTGTGFVPAEVRHVDEGATEPAAAASGSEAAAAGAGDDEDADRAADAGETPGDTSVDDPWGAAAFLSEIDGSAYGTTPERLRRGLEAVADGDRETVWVSPGLPFVVPLFLGVVAALVVGDLLTLALRASGLF